One stretch of Pararhizobium qamdonense DNA includes these proteins:
- a CDS encoding calcium-binding protein yields MTEKIVISTNRTTQVTVLETDSVFILNKGITLSTDATAILATGTAALRDFYINGTVLSASSYAFQFGTTEVTDSKSQFVVSKSGVVKGSEYGLKIDSGGLELINDGTVAARLTAITIAAVSTKLVNTGLIDSSAGIGITSSGSNAEIINHGTTHAALDVVQLRGASAILTNNGELRSDKGSAIFSSGKSAVLTNHGTATGVGTTIASSGANATITNDGAVISTKGGAIAASGAVAIITNSGDITALKNAITLTGDDGKITNNGLIKASGYAIAVSADDTIITNNKTITAAGGIKVAGAGETVTNYGTITGTQASLATIDFSAASKSTLQNSGLIKSAGTAFLGGNGADSLFNKGTITGDIKLGNGNDYFDGTGGKVNGTIYGGSGNDVYVISDAKIKISENAGGGTDLVKSTVSFTLGNNFENLTLNGAAAINATGNALANQLHGNSGKNIIDGKAGNDIIWGHGGNDILTGGAGADQFVFATKDGKDTITDFAATGSNHDILDLTGLASITDYKDLVKNHMKQVGHDVYIDGLNGDSILLKNVKMSALDIHDFLF; encoded by the coding sequence ATGACCGAAAAGATCGTGATCAGCACCAACCGCACCACGCAGGTGACGGTTCTTGAAACCGACAGCGTGTTTATCCTGAACAAGGGGATCACGCTGAGCACGGACGCGACCGCCATCCTCGCCACCGGCACGGCGGCGCTGCGCGATTTCTACATCAACGGCACGGTGCTTTCAGCCTCCAGCTACGCCTTCCAGTTCGGCACGACCGAAGTGACCGACAGCAAAAGCCAGTTCGTGGTCAGCAAATCCGGCGTCGTCAAAGGCAGTGAATACGGCCTCAAGATCGACAGCGGCGGCCTGGAACTCATCAATGACGGTACGGTGGCGGCACGGCTGACAGCGATCACGATCGCTGCGGTATCGACCAAACTCGTCAATACCGGCCTGATCGACTCCTCGGCCGGCATCGGTATCACCTCGTCCGGCAGCAATGCGGAAATCATCAATCACGGCACCACGCATGCGGCGCTGGACGTGGTGCAACTGCGCGGTGCCTCGGCTATTCTCACCAATAATGGCGAGTTGCGCTCCGACAAGGGCTCGGCGATCTTTTCCAGCGGCAAATCGGCTGTCTTGACTAACCACGGCACCGCAACAGGCGTTGGGACCACCATCGCTTCCTCCGGCGCCAATGCGACGATCACCAATGACGGCGCTGTCATCTCCACCAAGGGCGGCGCGATCGCGGCATCGGGCGCTGTGGCGATCATCACCAATAGCGGCGACATCACCGCGCTGAAGAATGCCATCACGCTCACCGGCGATGACGGCAAGATCACCAATAACGGCCTGATCAAGGCCTCCGGCTATGCGATTGCCGTCTCGGCCGACGATACGATCATCACCAACAACAAGACAATCACGGCAGCCGGCGGCATCAAGGTGGCCGGCGCCGGCGAGACCGTGACCAATTACGGCACGATCACCGGGACGCAGGCATCGCTGGCCACGATCGATTTTTCGGCCGCGAGCAAATCGACCCTGCAGAATAGCGGCCTGATCAAATCGGCCGGCACTGCATTCCTGGGCGGCAACGGCGCCGATTCGCTCTTCAACAAGGGCACCATTACCGGCGACATCAAGCTGGGCAATGGCAACGACTATTTTGACGGCACCGGCGGCAAGGTCAACGGCACGATCTATGGCGGCAGCGGCAACGACGTCTATGTGATCAGCGACGCCAAGATCAAGATTTCGGAAAATGCCGGCGGTGGCACGGACCTCGTGAAATCGACGGTATCCTTCACGCTCGGCAACAATTTCGAGAACCTGACGCTGAATGGCGCGGCCGCCATCAACGCCACCGGCAACGCGCTGGCCAACCAGTTGCATGGCAATAGCGGCAAGAACATCATCGACGGCAAGGCCGGAAACGATATTATCTGGGGTCATGGCGGCAACGATATCCTGACCGGCGGCGCCGGTGCCGATCAGTTCGTCTTCGCCACCAAGGACGGCAAGGACACGATCACCGATTTTGCGGCAACCGGCTCAAACCACGACATTCTCGACCTGACCGGGCTTGCCAGCATTACCGACTACAAGGACCTGGTGAAGAACCATATGAAACAGGTCGGCCACGACGTGTATATCGATGGCCTGAACGGCGACAGCATCCTGTTGAAGAACGTGAAAATGTCGGCACTGGATATCCACGACTTCCTGTTCTAG
- a CDS encoding phosphoethanolamine transferase, producing MGSIPLSLLTVLFILCFQNLTFWNEAFYVFGGFHLSFYTFVAAISLLVFAGVVVFSVKYLIKPVLVFLLIAGAMASYYTDFFGVVIDKEMIRNAVVTTPQEAGPLITFKFLLHIFLYGILPSLVVCLVRIRHRPFFSKFFVNLAVISLCLALCVGLIVSNYSGISSSIRQHRDMMAKLTPFAAITSAIGLGVSTYREIGIVRAPLGTDAKLGPLTAKANKPVVTIIVAGETARAMNFSLNGYARETNPELKTLGVTNFTKTTSCGTATAVSLPCMFSVYGRKDYSDRKGRSTDTLMDVLRRAGIDGYWWDNNTGSKGIADLISFASLTKQKNSPLCKEDGCLDDIFLSKLDEKLAGTTKNTVIVLHQLGSHGPSYYQRYPEEFRRFQPDCRTPQLSDCSREEIVNAYDNSILYTDHNLAEVIKLLKKHQDTVDGAMIYMSDHGESLGENGMFLHGAPYMFAPVEQTHVPFIAWFSEQYAQLTGLDRACLKARADTPTSHDNLFHTVLGMMDVVTKVYNPALDVFAACRSSAGAPAAVPES from the coding sequence ATGGGCAGCATACCGCTCAGCCTGCTCACCGTTCTCTTCATTCTGTGTTTCCAGAACCTGACGTTCTGGAATGAAGCCTTTTATGTCTTCGGCGGTTTCCACCTCAGCTTCTACACATTCGTGGCGGCCATCAGTCTCCTGGTCTTTGCGGGCGTGGTGGTGTTTTCGGTCAAATACCTGATCAAGCCGGTTCTGGTCTTCCTGTTGATCGCAGGCGCAATGGCCTCCTACTACACGGATTTCTTCGGTGTGGTGATCGACAAGGAAATGATCCGCAACGCCGTGGTGACGACGCCGCAGGAAGCCGGTCCGCTGATCACGTTCAAATTCCTCCTGCACATTTTCCTCTACGGTATTCTGCCCTCTTTGGTGGTCTGCCTGGTGCGGATCCGGCACCGTCCTTTCTTCAGCAAGTTTTTCGTCAATCTGGCGGTCATCTCGCTTTGCCTGGCGCTGTGCGTCGGGCTGATCGTCTCGAATTATTCGGGCATATCCTCCAGCATCCGGCAGCATCGCGACATGATGGCCAAGCTGACGCCGTTTGCAGCGATCACCTCGGCGATTGGTCTGGGCGTCAGCACCTATCGCGAGATCGGCATCGTGCGGGCGCCGCTCGGTACCGATGCCAAGCTTGGCCCGCTCACTGCAAAGGCCAACAAACCCGTCGTCACCATCATCGTCGCCGGAGAAACCGCACGCGCGATGAACTTTTCCCTCAACGGCTATGCGCGGGAAACCAATCCGGAGCTGAAGACGCTGGGAGTGACGAACTTTACAAAGACCACTAGCTGCGGAACGGCAACCGCCGTATCCCTGCCTTGCATGTTTTCCGTCTATGGCCGCAAGGACTATAGCGACCGCAAGGGCCGCTCCACCGACACGCTGATGGACGTTCTGCGCCGCGCGGGCATTGACGGCTACTGGTGGGACAACAATACCGGCAGCAAGGGCATCGCCGATCTCATCAGCTTTGCCAGCCTGACCAAGCAGAAAAACAGTCCGCTCTGCAAGGAGGACGGCTGCCTGGACGATATTTTCCTGAGCAAGCTTGATGAAAAGCTGGCCGGCACGACCAAAAACACCGTTATCGTGCTGCACCAGCTCGGCAGCCACGGCCCGTCCTATTATCAGCGTTATCCGGAGGAATTCCGCCGCTTCCAGCCGGATTGCCGCACGCCGCAGCTCTCCGATTGCTCACGCGAGGAGATCGTCAACGCCTATGACAATTCGATCCTCTACACCGATCACAACCTCGCGGAAGTCATCAAGCTTTTGAAGAAGCACCAGGATACGGTCGACGGGGCGATGATCTATATGTCCGATCATGGCGAATCGCTTGGCGAGAACGGAATGTTCCTGCATGGCGCGCCCTACATGTTCGCCCCTGTCGAGCAGACCCATGTGCCGTTCATCGCCTGGTTCTCCGAACAGTATGCCCAGCTGACAGGCCTTGATCGCGCCTGCCTCAAGGCCCGCGCCGACACGCCCACCTCGCACGACAATCTGTTTCATACCGTTCTGGGCATGATGGACGTTGTCACCAAGGTCTACAATCCAGCGCTTGACGTGTTTGCCGCCTGCCGCTCAAGCGCTGGTGCACCTGCGGCTGTGCCGGAATCCTGA
- a CDS encoding hybrid-cluster NAD(P)-dependent oxidoreductase: protein MTIASSFRHFDELQPFNDRQQLLECISVTAEGPDVMTFGFKADKDSWFRYLPGQFVTLELPVAPDDPVMRTYTLSSTPSRPFSIAVTVKAQASSIGTRWMFENLKPGMKLKAFGPLGDFSFVRHPGEKYLFISAGSGITPMMSMTRWMADCAPQTDVSFLSCARQPDDLLFRDELENISRNMPNLNLGFIVETHAPRHSWHGLRGRIETSKLALLAPDFRERTVFCCGPEPFMRGVKSMLESVGFDMNRYHEESFQPANAPDPAELAIRAGAGEADATAVATITFTMAGKEAKCQPGQTILQTARSAGVRIGAACEGGLCGTCRVMKISGEVDMNHNGGILDDEIDEGYILACCSRPIGDVQIEA, encoded by the coding sequence ATGACGATTGCTTCATCCTTCCGGCACTTCGACGAGTTGCAGCCGTTCAACGACCGCCAGCAACTGCTGGAATGCATTTCCGTCACCGCCGAAGGGCCGGATGTGATGACGTTCGGCTTCAAGGCCGACAAGGACAGCTGGTTCCGCTATCTGCCGGGCCAGTTCGTCACGCTTGAACTGCCGGTAGCGCCGGATGATCCGGTGATGCGCACCTACACGCTGTCCTCGACCCCGTCACGGCCGTTTTCCATCGCCGTGACCGTCAAGGCCCAGGCATCCAGCATCGGCACGCGCTGGATGTTTGAAAACCTGAAGCCGGGCATGAAGCTGAAGGCATTCGGCCCGCTCGGCGATTTCTCCTTCGTGCGCCATCCCGGCGAAAAATACCTGTTCATCTCGGCGGGTTCCGGCATCACGCCGATGATGTCGATGACCCGCTGGATGGCCGATTGCGCTCCGCAGACGGACGTTTCGTTCCTGTCTTGCGCCCGCCAGCCCGACGATCTGCTGTTCCGCGACGAGCTGGAAAACATCTCTCGCAACATGCCCAATCTCAATCTCGGCTTCATCGTCGAGACGCATGCGCCGCGCCACAGCTGGCACGGGCTGCGTGGCCGCATCGAGACATCGAAGCTGGCGCTCTTGGCGCCGGATTTCCGCGAGCGCACCGTGTTCTGCTGCGGCCCCGAACCGTTCATGCGCGGCGTCAAATCCATGCTGGAAAGCGTCGGTTTCGACATGAACCGCTATCACGAGGAAAGCTTTCAGCCGGCTAATGCGCCGGATCCGGCAGAGCTTGCCATCCGCGCCGGTGCCGGCGAAGCGGATGCGACGGCGGTTGCCACCATCACCTTCACCATGGCCGGCAAGGAGGCCAAGTGTCAGCCCGGCCAGACCATCCTGCAGACGGCGCGTTCCGCCGGCGTGCGCATCGGCGCCGCCTGCGAGGGCGGGTTGTGTGGCACCTGTCGGGTGATGAAGATTTCCGGGGAAGTCGATATGAACCACAATGGCGGCATCCTCGACGACGAAATCGACGAAGGCTACATCCTGGCCTGCTGTTCCCGCCCGATCGGAGACGTGCAGATCGAGGCGTAA
- a CDS encoding aromatic ring-hydroxylating oxygenase subunit alpha, producing MDLRSEVLRKLTNRRDTHSLEQAFYTDPDLYRLDMEEIWYKDWLFIGHDCEIPKSGNYVTVQVGEYPVVIVRDRTGTVRALHNSCRHRGSRVCAGAKGSSAKLVCPYHQWTYELDGKLLFARQMGEDFDKNQHGLKPIHCETIGGYIFICLADEAMDFQPVRDMVSSYLTPHNLKDTKVAFESTIIEKGNWKLVWENNRECYHCAANHPELCRTYPEAPTATGVQGAKDDPVIAAHWAHCEASGLPSEFKIDHTGQFRVARMPLIEGAESYTMSGKRAVKRQLSDDVNQSQIGTLLLFHYPSTWNHVLADHAITFRVLPLGPELTQVTTKWLVHKDAVEGVDYTIDELTHVWTETNDQDRQIVEENAFGIRSPAYQPGPYSPEHEGGVMQFVEWYTNFMAERLKGKSISTPLVRVA from the coding sequence ATGGATCTCCGCAGTGAAGTCCTCCGCAAATTGACGAACCGCCGGGACACCCACAGTCTCGAACAGGCCTTCTATACCGATCCGGATCTCTACAGGCTCGATATGGAGGAGATCTGGTACAAGGACTGGCTGTTCATCGGCCATGACTGCGAAATCCCGAAATCCGGCAATTATGTCACCGTGCAGGTCGGCGAATACCCTGTTGTCATCGTCCGCGACCGTACGGGCACCGTGCGCGCGCTCCACAATTCCTGCCGCCACCGCGGCTCGCGCGTCTGCGCCGGTGCCAAGGGTTCGTCCGCCAAGCTTGTCTGTCCCTATCACCAGTGGACCTATGAGCTGGACGGCAAGCTTCTGTTTGCCCGCCAGATGGGCGAGGATTTCGACAAGAACCAGCACGGCCTGAAGCCGATCCATTGCGAAACCATCGGCGGCTACATCTTCATCTGCCTGGCTGACGAGGCGATGGATTTCCAGCCGGTGCGCGACATGGTCTCGTCCTATCTGACGCCGCACAATCTGAAGGATACCAAGGTCGCCTTCGAAAGCACGATCATCGAAAAGGGCAACTGGAAGCTCGTCTGGGAAAACAACCGCGAATGCTATCATTGCGCGGCAAACCACCCCGAGCTTTGCCGCACCTATCCGGAAGCCCCGACCGCCACCGGCGTGCAGGGTGCCAAGGATGATCCGGTCATCGCCGCCCATTGGGCCCATTGCGAAGCCTCCGGCCTGCCGAGCGAATTCAAGATCGATCACACCGGCCAGTTCCGCGTTGCCCGCATGCCGCTGATCGAAGGCGCCGAAAGCTACACCATGTCCGGCAAACGCGCCGTCAAGCGCCAGCTGTCTGATGATGTCAATCAGAGCCAGATCGGCACGCTGCTCCTGTTCCATTATCCAAGCACCTGGAACCATGTGCTGGCCGACCACGCCATCACTTTCCGCGTCCTGCCGCTTGGCCCCGAACTCACCCAGGTCACCACCAAATGGCTGGTGCACAAGGATGCCGTCGAAGGCGTTGACTATACGATCGACGAACTGACGCATGTCTGGACCGAGACCAACGACCAGGACCGCCAGATCGTCGAGGAAAACGCGTTCGGCATCCGCTCGCCCGCCTATCAGCCCGGCCCCTATTCGCCGGAGCATGAAGGCGGCGTGATGCAGTTCGTCGAGTGGTACACCAACTTCATGGCCGAGCGCCTGAAGGGCAAGTCCATCTCCACCCCTCTGGTCCGGGTCGCCTGA
- a CDS encoding DUF6656 family protein, with translation MSNLRYFDAAKVKEPAPSPKAAIYTEFLRTGRINRNHQQWSAAEKRYLTHQEVAVRTGKKLEAAGTVTHDRINGFHRSIRFPKLLFHRTLADSPHLGYCHVTAARTRFAKFEDVRWSFYIANFFSDIGDDQHFFEKIKLGYSRMYFAVATEMDAEAGKLTVNRAVHDNGLLFRTRDPKEALKNVLLLGARNAELRKIIGSL, from the coding sequence ATGTCAAACTTGAGATATTTCGATGCCGCCAAGGTCAAGGAGCCGGCCCCCTCGCCGAAGGCGGCGATCTATACCGAATTCCTGCGCACCGGGCGGATCAACCGGAACCATCAGCAATGGAGCGCGGCCGAAAAACGTTACCTCACCCATCAGGAAGTGGCTGTGCGCACCGGCAAGAAGCTCGAGGCTGCCGGCACGGTCACGCATGACCGGATCAACGGTTTCCATCGTTCGATCCGCTTTCCGAAACTGCTGTTTCACCGCACGCTCGCCGATAGCCCGCATCTCGGCTATTGCCATGTCACCGCCGCCAGAACCCGGTTTGCCAAGTTCGAGGATGTGCGCTGGTCGTTCTATATCGCCAATTTCTTCTCCGATATCGGCGACGACCAGCATTTCTTCGAGAAGATCAAGCTCGGCTATTCGCGGATGTATTTCGCCGTCGCAACCGAGATGGATGCCGAGGCCGGCAAGCTGACCGTCAATCGCGCCGTGCATGACAACGGGCTGCTGTTTCGCACCCGCGACCCCAAGGAAGCGCTGAAGAACGTGCTTTTGCTCGGCGCCCGCAATGCCGAGCTTCGCAAGATCATCGGCAGCCTCTGA
- a CDS encoding L-threonylcarbamoyladenylate synthase yields MALIIDTRTEPDRALTIACETLREGLPVAIPTETVYGLAADATNPDAISRIYEMKGRPRFNPLICHVSDFAMAEAYVSFDPLSRQLAEAFWPGPLTLILPLKPNSGVHPLASAGLDTLGIRMPDGFSRQVIARFGKPLAAPSANTSGKISPTSAAHVETDLGGKLALILDAGAAEIGLESTIIKVDGDDIRLLRPGGLDAAEIEALTGRTVTRPQTAGAVIEAPGMLASHYAPGAAVRLNATDVKAGEALIKFGGKPLAGEENAVVILDLSPSGNLREAAANLFAFMKRADASGAKTIAFGMIPSEGLGEAILDRIERAAAPRE; encoded by the coding sequence ATGGCCCTGATCATAGACACGCGGACCGAGCCGGACCGAGCCCTGACGATCGCCTGCGAGACGCTTCGCGAAGGCCTGCCGGTGGCGATCCCGACCGAGACGGTCTATGGGCTGGCGGCGGACGCCACCAATCCCGATGCCATCAGCCGCATCTATGAAATGAAGGGCCGCCCGCGCTTCAATCCGCTGATCTGCCATGTCTCGGATTTCGCGATGGCCGAGGCCTATGTCAGCTTCGATCCGCTGTCGCGGCAACTGGCCGAAGCCTTCTGGCCCGGACCGCTGACCCTGATCCTGCCGTTAAAGCCAAACAGCGGCGTACACCCGCTGGCCTCGGCCGGTCTCGACACGCTGGGCATCCGCATGCCGGACGGATTTTCCCGGCAGGTGATTGCCCGGTTCGGCAAACCCTTGGCAGCGCCCAGCGCTAACACATCCGGCAAAATCAGCCCGACCAGCGCTGCGCATGTCGAGACCGATCTTGGCGGCAAGCTGGCGTTGATTCTCGACGCCGGCGCTGCCGAAATCGGCTTGGAATCGACCATCATCAAGGTGGACGGCGATGACATCCGGCTGCTGCGGCCCGGTGGCCTGGATGCCGCCGAGATCGAGGCACTGACCGGCAGGACCGTCACACGGCCGCAAACGGCGGGAGCCGTGATCGAGGCGCCGGGCATGCTGGCATCGCATTACGCGCCGGGTGCTGCCGTGCGGCTGAACGCTACGGATGTCAAAGCCGGTGAAGCGCTGATCAAATTTGGCGGCAAGCCCTTGGCCGGCGAGGAAAACGCCGTTGTCATCCTCGACCTCAGCCCATCGGGAAACCTGCGCGAAGCGGCTGCCAACCTGTTTGCCTTCATGAAACGGGCCGATGCGTCCGGCGCCAAGACCATTGCCTTTGGCATGATCCCCAGCGAGGGCCTCGGCGAGGCCATCCTCGACCGCATCGAACGCGCTGCCGCACCACGGGAATGA
- a CDS encoding FAD-binding oxidoreductase, whose amino-acid sequence MTNTLPSADLIVRFTAIVGAANALTDEADIAPYLVESRGLYKGNAPLVLKPGSVQEVSQILKLASETGAAIVPQGGNTGHVAGQIPRTGAQDIVLSLARLNRIRDIDPVGNVIVADAGCILADIQKAAEAHDRLFPLSLGSEGSCRIGGNLSTNAGGTAVLAYGNMRQLCLGLEVVLPTGEIWDGLRRLKKDNTGYDLRDLFIGAEGTLGIITGAVLKLFPQPRGHQVAFAGLKSVEDALALFDKASSLCGPALTGFELMPRLGVEFTAKHIPGVRDPMETVHAWYALIDISTADSAESAERMMQAVLETEIASGLIENAVVATSEAQRKSLWHMRESMSPAQKPEGGSIKHDVSVPVSSIPAFMAQADAAVMKAIPGARICSFGHMGDGNIHYNISQPVGADKDQFIGRWREINAIVHGIVLSYNGSISAEHGIGQLKRDELADVRPAIEIDLMQRIKHAFDPAGIMNPGKVLKAD is encoded by the coding sequence ATGACCAACACCCTGCCCTCCGCCGATCTGATCGTCCGCTTTACCGCCATCGTCGGCGCCGCCAACGCGCTGACGGATGAGGCGGATATTGCGCCCTATCTCGTCGAATCCCGTGGTCTCTACAAGGGCAATGCACCGCTGGTGCTGAAACCCGGCAGCGTTCAGGAGGTGTCGCAAATCCTCAAGCTTGCCAGCGAAACCGGTGCGGCGATCGTGCCGCAGGGCGGCAATACCGGCCATGTGGCGGGGCAGATTCCGCGCACGGGCGCCCAGGATATCGTCCTGTCTCTGGCACGGCTGAACCGCATCCGCGATATCGACCCCGTCGGCAATGTCATCGTTGCCGATGCCGGCTGCATCCTTGCCGATATCCAGAAGGCGGCGGAGGCCCATGACCGGCTGTTTCCGCTCTCGCTCGGTTCGGAAGGTTCCTGCCGGATCGGCGGCAATCTTTCCACCAATGCCGGCGGCACCGCCGTGCTTGCCTATGGCAATATGCGGCAACTGTGCCTGGGCCTCGAAGTGGTCTTGCCAACAGGTGAAATCTGGGACGGGCTGCGGCGCCTGAAGAAGGACAATACCGGCTACGACCTGCGCGATCTGTTCATCGGCGCCGAAGGCACGCTGGGCATCATCACCGGCGCGGTGCTCAAGCTGTTTCCGCAGCCGCGCGGCCATCAGGTTGCCTTTGCCGGCCTGAAAAGTGTCGAGGATGCGCTCGCCCTGTTCGACAAAGCCTCAAGCCTGTGCGGGCCGGCGCTCACGGGTTTCGAACTGATGCCGCGCCTGGGAGTCGAATTCACCGCAAAGCATATTCCCGGCGTGCGCGATCCGATGGAGACGGTGCATGCCTGGTACGCGTTGATCGACATTTCGACCGCCGATTCAGCCGAAAGCGCCGAACGGATGATGCAGGCCGTGCTCGAAACCGAAATCGCCAGCGGCCTGATCGAAAATGCGGTTGTCGCCACCAGCGAAGCGCAGCGCAAGAGCCTGTGGCACATGCGCGAAAGCATGTCGCCGGCGCAAAAGCCGGAAGGCGGGTCGATCAAGCACGACGTCTCGGTGCCGGTCTCCAGCATTCCGGCCTTTATGGCGCAAGCCGATGCGGCCGTGATGAAGGCCATTCCCGGTGCACGCATCTGCTCGTTCGGCCATATGGGCGACGGCAATATCCACTACAACATCTCGCAGCCGGTCGGCGCCGACAAGGATCAGTTCATCGGCCGCTGGCGCGAGATCAACGCGATCGTTCACGGCATCGTCCTGTCGTATAACGGCTCGATCTCGGCAGAGCACGGCATCGGCCAGCTGAAGCGCGACGAATTGGCAGACGTCCGCCCGGCGATCGAGATCGACCTGATGCAGCGGATCAAGCACGCGTTCGACCCGGCCGGGATCATGAACCCCGGCAAGGTGCTGAAGGCTGATTGA